A genomic window from Polaribacter gangjinensis includes:
- a CDS encoding CCA tRNA nucleotidyltransferase codes for MNYQEAISNEIFTIIAKASKNLNVKSYVIGGFVRDYFLQRGTAKDIDIVVVGSGIELAKQVSKLLTNRPKVQVFKTYGTAMLRFQDMEIEFVGARKESYSEDSRNPEVFEGTLEDDQNRRDFTINALALSLNEDDFGDLLDPFQGIKDLENQIIKTPLNPDITYSDDPLRMMRAIRFATQLNFTIEADSLAAITKNAPRLEIITRERIVDELHKILASKKPSIGFLLLEQTNLLSQILPELIALKGVEEVEGQKHKDNFYHTLEVVDNIALYTDDVWLRWSALLHDIGKAPTKKFSKKVGWTFHGHEFVGSKMVYKLFSRLKMPLNNKLKFVQKMVLLSSRPIVLASEVTDSAVRRLIFDAGEDINALMTLCEADITTKNPNKFKKYHKNFELVRTKIKEVEERDQVRNFQPPISGEEIMNAFNLQPCKEIGIIKEAIKEAILEGEIPNEHEASYQFMIQKGKSLGLQLV; via the coding sequence ATGAATTATCAAGAAGCGATTTCAAACGAAATTTTCACCATTATTGCTAAAGCTTCCAAAAATCTAAACGTAAAAAGTTATGTGATTGGTGGTTTTGTACGTGATTATTTTTTGCAAAGAGGTACTGCAAAAGATATTGATATTGTCGTTGTTGGAAGTGGAATTGAACTCGCAAAACAAGTTTCTAAATTGTTAACAAACAGACCAAAAGTTCAAGTTTTTAAAACGTATGGAACAGCCATGTTGCGTTTTCAAGATATGGAAATTGAATTTGTGGGCGCAAGAAAAGAATCATATTCTGAAGATAGTAGAAATCCTGAAGTTTTTGAAGGAACGTTAGAAGATGACCAAAACAGACGCGATTTTACCATAAATGCCTTAGCTTTAAGTTTGAATGAAGATGATTTTGGAGATTTATTAGATCCATTTCAAGGAATAAAAGATTTGGAAAATCAAATTATTAAAACACCTTTAAATCCTGATATTACCTATTCTGATGATCCTTTACGCATGATGCGTGCCATTCGTTTTGCAACTCAATTAAATTTTACCATTGAAGCTGATTCGTTAGCAGCAATTACCAAAAATGCACCTCGTTTAGAAATCATTACGCGTGAGCGAATTGTGGATGAATTGCATAAAATTTTGGCATCTAAAAAACCATCTATTGGATTTTTATTGTTAGAACAAACCAACTTATTGTCTCAAATTTTACCAGAATTAATTGCGTTAAAAGGAGTAGAGGAGGTTGAAGGTCAGAAACATAAAGATAATTTTTATCACACTTTGGAAGTGGTTGATAATATTGCTTTATATACGGATGACGTTTGGTTACGTTGGTCAGCTTTATTGCATGATATTGGAAAAGCACCCACTAAAAAGTTTAGTAAAAAAGTTGGTTGGACGTTTCATGGACATGAATTTGTCGGATCAAAAATGGTGTATAAATTGTTTTCTCGTTTGAAAATGCCTTTGAATAACAAATTGAAATTTGTTCAAAAAATGGTGTTATTAAGCTCAAGACCAATTGTTTTAGCATCAGAAGTTACTGATTCTGCTGTAAGACGTTTGATTTTTGATGCTGGTGAAGATATAAATGCTTTAATGACGCTTTGTGAAGCAGATATTACTACTAAAAATCCAAATAAATTCAAAAAATACCATAAAAATTTTGAGTTGGTAAGAACCAAAATTAAAGAAGTAGAAGAGCGAGATCAAGTTCGTAATTTTCAACCGCCAATTTCTGGTGAAGAAATTATGAACGCTTTTAATTTGCAACCTTGTAAAGAAATTGGGATCATTAAGGAAGCCATCAAAGAAGCCATTTTAGAAGGTGAAATTCCGAATGAACATGAAGCTTCATATCAATTTATGATTCAAAAAGGGAAGTCTTTAGGATTGCAATTAGTGTAA
- the mazG gene encoding nucleoside triphosphate pyrophosphohydrolase has product MNSRKSQLEAINRLLDIMDDLREKCPWDQKQTLESLRHLTIEETYELADAILENDLQEIKKELGDVLLHIVFYAKIGSEKQAFDMADIANSISDKLISRHPHIYGDVKVENAEDVKRNWEQLKLKEGKKSVLEGVPKSLPALIKANRIQDKVAGVGFDWEKPEQVWEKVQEELAELNEEIKKGNKNNIEKEFGDVLFSMINYARFIGINPENALEKTNKKFINRFQFLEETASKENKKLSEMSLAEMDIIWEKSKEFFR; this is encoded by the coding sequence ATGAACTCAAGAAAATCACAATTAGAGGCCATCAATAGATTGTTAGATATTATGGACGATTTGCGTGAAAAATGTCCTTGGGATCAAAAACAAACTTTAGAAAGTTTGCGTCATTTAACCATTGAAGAAACCTACGAATTGGCTGATGCAATTCTTGAAAATGATTTGCAAGAAATCAAAAAAGAATTGGGTGATGTGTTACTTCATATTGTTTTTTATGCCAAAATTGGAAGTGAAAAACAAGCTTTTGATATGGCAGATATTGCCAACTCAATTTCCGATAAATTAATTTCAAGACATCCTCATATTTATGGTGACGTAAAAGTTGAAAATGCTGAAGATGTAAAACGTAATTGGGAACAACTAAAATTAAAAGAAGGAAAAAAATCGGTTTTAGAAGGTGTCCCAAAAAGTTTGCCTGCTTTGATAAAAGCCAATAGAATTCAAGATAAAGTTGCTGGAGTTGGTTTTGATTGGGAAAAACCCGAACAGGTTTGGGAAAAAGTACAAGAAGAATTGGCTGAGTTGAATGAAGAAATTAAAAAGGGAAATAAAAACAATATCGAAAAAGAGTTTGGGGATGTGTTATTTTCGATGATTAATTATGCACGTTTTATTGGCATAAATCCTGAAAATGCGTTGGAAAAAACGAATAAAAAATTCATCAATCGTTTTCAGTTTTTAGAAGAAACTGCTTCAAAAGAAAACAAAAAACTTTCTGAAATGTCATTGGCTGAAATGGACATCATTTGGGAAAAATCGAAAGAATTTTTTAGATAG
- a CDS encoding 2,3,4,5-tetrahydropyridine-2,6-dicarboxylate N-succinyltransferase, giving the protein MKDIRETIEAAWENRELLKEQKTIDTIRKVIDLLDKGELRVAEPIAEGWQVNEWVKKAVVLYFPIQKMETLEAGIFEYHDKIPLKRNFAERGIRVVPNAVARHGAFISSGTILMPSYVNIGAYVDEGTMVDTWATVGSCAQIGKNVHLSGGVGIGGVLEPLQAAPVIIEDGAFIGSRCIVVEGVRVGKEAVLGANVVLTMSTKIIDVTGDSPIEMKGVVPARSVVIPGSYTKKFAAGEYQVPCALIIGKRKESTNQKTSLNDALREYDVAV; this is encoded by the coding sequence ATGAAAGATATTAGAGAAACTATTGAAGCTGCTTGGGAAAATCGTGAGTTATTAAAAGAACAAAAAACGATTGATACAATTCGAAAAGTAATTGATTTGTTGGATAAAGGAGAATTGAGAGTTGCAGAACCAATTGCTGAAGGTTGGCAAGTAAATGAATGGGTTAAAAAAGCAGTAGTTTTGTATTTCCCTATTCAAAAAATGGAAACTTTAGAAGCTGGAATTTTTGAATATCATGATAAAATTCCGTTGAAAAGAAATTTTGCAGAAAGAGGTATTAGAGTAGTTCCAAATGCAGTGGCAAGACATGGTGCTTTTATCTCTTCTGGCACAATATTAATGCCAAGTTACGTTAATATAGGAGCTTATGTTGATGAAGGAACTATGGTTGATACATGGGCAACTGTTGGTTCTTGTGCGCAAATTGGCAAAAATGTACATTTGTCTGGTGGAGTTGGAATTGGCGGTGTTTTAGAACCTTTGCAAGCTGCTCCAGTTATCATTGAAGATGGCGCTTTTATTGGCTCAAGATGTATTGTTGTTGAAGGTGTAAGAGTAGGAAAAGAAGCTGTTTTAGGCGCTAATGTAGTGTTGACAATGAGTACTAAAATTATAGATGTTACTGGTGATTCTCCTATTGAAATGAAAGGAGTTGTTCCAGCAAGATCAGTGGTAATTCCTGGAAGTTATACTAAAAAATTCGCAGCAGGTGAATATCAAGTTCCTTGCGCTTTAATCATTGGAAAAAGAAAAGAAAGTACCAATCAAAAAACCTCATTAAATGACGCTTTACGCGAGTATGATGTGGCTGTTTAA
- the ruvX gene encoding Holliday junction resolvase RuvX, whose product MGRILAIDFGQKRTGIAVTDELQIIASGLTTVATESLIPFLKDYCSEEKVELFIVGKPKQLNNTDSESEVFIKPFLEKLSKEIPTIPVKRIDERFTSKIAVQTMIAGGLKKKQRSNKALVDEISATIILQSYLYSS is encoded by the coding sequence TTGGGACGTATTTTAGCGATTGATTTTGGACAAAAAAGAACAGGAATTGCAGTAACAGACGAATTGCAAATCATTGCATCTGGTTTGACAACTGTTGCTACAGAAAGCTTAATTCCGTTTTTAAAAGACTATTGTTCTGAAGAAAAAGTCGAATTATTTATTGTTGGAAAACCAAAACAACTCAACAATACTGACAGTGAAAGTGAGGTTTTCATCAAACCATTTTTAGAGAAATTATCCAAAGAAATTCCAACAATTCCAGTAAAAAGAATTGATGAGCGCTTTACATCAAAAATTGCAGTACAAACCATGATTGCTGGTGGATTAAAGAAAAAACAACGCAGTAATAAAGCCTTGGTTGATGAAATTAGTGCAACTATTATTTTACAATCCTACTTATATAGTTCCTAA
- the lon gene encoding endopeptidase La, producing MSKTKIIKLDSLSFQNIMNEDSELIPLMTPEDEEIINNESVPEILSILPLRNTVLFPGVVIPITAGRDKSIQLIKDANNGNKIIGVVAQRNEDIEEPTLKDIHTTGVVAQILRVLKMPDGNTTIIIQGKKRFEIDQIIEEKPYLKAIVKEAVEERVIDNVKEFEAIIESIKELALEIIKENPMLPSEASFAIKNIHSNSFLVNFIASNMDLSVMQKQVILEKDNLKERALLTLKNLNKELQKLKLKNDIQSKTREDLDQQQREYYLHQQLKTIQEELGGVSYDQELEEMQQQAKTKKWSKEVGDTFSKELNRLKRMNPQAAEYGLQRSYLELLLELPWGEFSEDKFDLKRATKILDRDHFGLEKVKERIIEHLAVLKLKGDMKSPILCLYGPPGVGKTSLGKSIAESLGRKYVRMSLGGLRDEAEIRGHRKTYIGAMPGRLIQNLKKAGTSNPVFVLDEIDKLGQSHQGDPSSAMLEVLDPEQNTSFYDNYLEVGYDLSKVLFIATANNLSQIPWALRDRMEIINVTGYTIEEKVEIAKKHLLPKQLKEHGLSAKDLKLGKQQIEQIVEGYTRESGVRGLEKHIAKVVRFAAKSVALEEEYDVVLSSEKVEEILGAPRNRDKYETNDVAGVVTGLAWTSVGGDILFIESILSKGKGVLSITGNLGNVMKESATIALQYIKSKAEDFGIDQEIISKYDVHIHVPEGATPKDGPSAGITMLTSLVSSFTQRKVKSKLAMTGEITLRGKVLPVGGIKEKILAAKRANIKEIILCEDNKKDILEIKDTYLKGLTFYYVTDMKQVIDIALTKQKVTNAKKLK from the coding sequence ATGAGCAAAACAAAAATTATAAAATTAGACAGTTTGTCGTTTCAAAACATCATGAATGAAGATTCAGAATTGATTCCGCTAATGACTCCAGAAGACGAAGAAATTATAAATAACGAAAGTGTACCAGAAATTCTTTCTATTCTTCCGCTTAGAAATACAGTATTATTTCCTGGAGTTGTAATTCCAATTACTGCAGGAAGAGACAAATCCATTCAACTGATAAAAGACGCGAACAATGGCAATAAAATTATTGGAGTTGTTGCACAGCGAAATGAAGATATTGAAGAGCCAACGTTGAAAGATATTCACACAACAGGAGTTGTGGCGCAAATATTACGTGTTTTAAAAATGCCTGATGGAAATACAACTATCATCATTCAAGGAAAAAAGCGTTTTGAAATTGATCAGATTATTGAAGAAAAACCTTATTTGAAAGCTATTGTAAAAGAGGCTGTTGAAGAAAGAGTAATTGATAATGTAAAAGAATTTGAGGCAATTATTGAATCTATCAAAGAATTAGCTTTAGAGATTATTAAAGAAAATCCGATGTTGCCATCTGAAGCTTCTTTTGCAATTAAAAATATTCATTCAAATTCTTTTTTAGTCAATTTTATTGCATCAAACATGGATTTAAGTGTGATGCAAAAACAAGTTATTTTAGAGAAAGACAACCTGAAAGAGCGCGCTTTATTAACTCTTAAAAATTTAAATAAAGAGTTACAAAAGTTAAAGTTGAAAAATGATATTCAATCTAAAACGCGCGAAGATTTAGATCAACAACAACGTGAATACTACTTACATCAACAGTTAAAAACCATTCAAGAAGAGTTGGGTGGCGTTTCTTACGATCAAGAATTGGAAGAAATGCAACAACAAGCCAAAACCAAAAAATGGAGTAAAGAAGTTGGCGATACTTTTAGTAAAGAACTGAATCGTTTAAAAAGAATGAATCCGCAAGCTGCAGAATATGGTTTGCAAAGAAGTTATTTAGAATTGTTGTTAGAATTGCCTTGGGGAGAGTTTTCTGAAGATAAATTTGATTTGAAAAGAGCCACCAAAATTTTAGATAGAGATCATTTTGGATTGGAAAAAGTCAAAGAAAGAATCATTGAACATTTGGCCGTTTTAAAACTAAAAGGTGATATGAAATCGCCTATTTTATGTTTATATGGTCCTCCTGGAGTTGGAAAAACTTCTTTAGGAAAATCAATAGCAGAATCTTTAGGACGGAAATACGTTCGAATGTCTTTAGGAGGTTTGCGAGATGAGGCAGAAATTCGTGGTCACAGAAAAACCTATATTGGAGCAATGCCTGGACGTTTAATCCAAAATTTGAAAAAAGCAGGAACGTCAAATCCTGTTTTTGTGTTGGATGAAATTGATAAATTAGGACAAAGTCATCAAGGAGATCCATCATCTGCAATGTTAGAAGTATTGGATCCTGAACAAAACACCTCATTTTATGACAATTATTTAGAAGTTGGTTACGATTTATCTAAAGTATTATTCATTGCAACTGCCAATAATTTAAGCCAAATTCCTTGGGCTTTACGCGATAGAATGGAAATTATCAATGTTACTGGATATACAATTGAAGAAAAAGTTGAAATTGCCAAAAAGCATTTATTGCCAAAACAGCTCAAAGAACATGGTTTATCTGCCAAAGATTTAAAGTTAGGGAAACAACAAATCGAACAAATTGTAGAAGGTTACACTCGCGAATCTGGAGTTCGTGGTTTGGAAAAACACATTGCGAAAGTAGTTCGTTTTGCTGCAAAATCAGTCGCTTTAGAGGAAGAGTATGATGTGGTTTTATCTTCAGAAAAAGTTGAAGAAATTTTAGGAGCTCCAAGAAATAGAGATAAATACGAAACTAATGATGTTGCTGGTGTAGTTACAGGTTTGGCTTGGACAAGTGTTGGAGGAGATATTTTGTTTATAGAGTCCATTTTATCCAAAGGAAAAGGAGTGCTTTCAATTACAGGAAATTTGGGAAATGTAATGAAAGAGTCTGCAACTATAGCCTTGCAATACATCAAATCAAAAGCGGAAGATTTTGGAATTGATCAAGAAATCATCAGCAAATATGATGTGCATATTCACGTACCAGAAGGCGCTACTCCAAAAGATGGTCCAAGTGCAGGTATAACTATGTTGACATCCTTGGTTTCTTCTTTTACACAGAGAAAAGTAAAAAGTAAATTGGCCATGACTGGAGAAATTACATTGCGAGGTAAAGTGTTGCCTGTAGGCGGAATCAAAGAAAAAATATTAGCTGCCAAAAGAGCGAACATCAAAGAAATTATTTTGTGTGAAGACAATAAAAAAGACATTTTAGAAATCAAAGACACTTATTTAAAAGGCTTAACCTTTTATTATGTAACTGATATGAAGCAAGTTATTGACATTGCTTTGACAAAGCAGAAAGTAACAAATGCTAAGAAATTAAAATAA
- a CDS encoding alpha-1,2-fucosyltransferase has product MIVVRILGGLGNQLFQYAYAKSLASKGYQVKIDISSFKNYKLHGGYQLHEFKIDLPEASKWESFIAKYGFRIPMKEKSLLFQKRFLKPKKNAYIKGYFQTEKYFKDIRGILLKQIIVKKQLSSSTIKYLEKITIKKNTCAIHIRRGDYILDEKANKVHGVCGLNYYKEAIKLMREKCGEISFFVFSDDISWVKKNLKIKNAVYIDHNVIPHEDMHLMSLCNHNITANSSFSWWAAWLNQHKNKIVIAPKNWFVSKENEVACKDWILL; this is encoded by the coding sequence ATGATTGTAGTTAGAATTCTTGGCGGACTTGGAAATCAGCTATTTCAGTATGCATATGCAAAATCTTTAGCCTCAAAAGGATATCAAGTAAAAATTGATATTTCTAGTTTTAAAAATTACAAATTGCATGGAGGTTATCAATTACATGAGTTTAAAATTGATCTTCCTGAAGCATCTAAATGGGAATCATTCATTGCAAAATATGGATTTAGAATTCCGATGAAAGAAAAATCACTCTTATTTCAAAAACGTTTTTTAAAGCCTAAAAAAAATGCCTACATCAAAGGATATTTTCAAACAGAAAAATATTTTAAGGATATTAGAGGCATTTTGCTAAAGCAAATCATAGTAAAAAAGCAACTTTCTAGTTCAACCATTAAATATTTAGAGAAAATCACCATCAAAAAAAATACTTGTGCTATTCATATCAGAAGAGGAGATTATATTTTGGATGAAAAAGCGAACAAAGTTCATGGAGTTTGTGGCCTAAATTATTATAAAGAAGCCATAAAATTGATGCGAGAAAAATGTGGTGAAATTTCCTTTTTTGTATTTTCTGATGATATTTCTTGGGTTAAAAAAAACCTCAAAATTAAAAATGCCGTCTATATTGACCATAACGTAATTCCGCATGAAGACATGCATTTAATGAGTTTATGCAATCACAACATTACTGCAAATAGTAGTTTTTCTTGGTGGGCAGCTTGGCTAAATCAACATAAAAACAAAATCGTAATTGCTCCAAAAAATTGGTTTGTGAGCAAAGAAAATGAAGTTGCTTGTAAAGATTGGATTTTGTTATGA
- a CDS encoding RNA polymerase sigma factor — protein sequence MEANHPHIKDLIERCKKSDHNAQLQLYKAYYKAMYNAAIRILNDCFEAEDVMQEAFLTAFTKLDSYKGEVAFGAWLKRIVINKSINQLRKNNRYELTKMEIVRENEIEEEGIETTKLDPKMVLNAIQNLKENYRVILTLHLIEGFDYEEIQQILNYTNENVRTTILRAKNKLKQALLAQMI from the coding sequence TTGGAAGCTAACCATCCACATATCAAAGACCTGATTGAGCGCTGTAAAAAGTCGGATCATAATGCTCAATTGCAACTGTACAAAGCCTATTATAAGGCAATGTATAACGCTGCAATTCGAATTTTAAATGATTGTTTTGAAGCTGAAGATGTTATGCAAGAAGCGTTTTTAACTGCTTTTACAAAACTAGACTCTTACAAAGGTGAAGTGGCATTTGGAGCATGGTTAAAGAGAATTGTAATTAATAAAAGTATCAATCAATTGAGAAAAAACAATCGATATGAATTGACAAAAATGGAAATTGTTAGAGAGAATGAAATTGAGGAAGAAGGTATAGAAACCACTAAACTTGATCCAAAAATGGTTTTGAATGCAATACAAAATTTAAAAGAAAATTACAGAGTAATTTTAACCTTACACTTGATTGAAGGATTTGATTATGAAGAAATTCAACAAATTTTAAATTACACTAATGAAAATGTAAGAACAACCATTTTAAGAGCAAAAAACAAATTAAAGCAAGCATTACTTGCACAAATGATATGA
- a CDS encoding glycosyltransferase family 2 protein, producing the protein MTKITAIIPTLNEEIHIAEAIKSVSFADEIIVIDSFSTDKTLEIAATYDVKIIKREFDDFSSQKNYAISQASNPWIYILDADERVTPQVEKEILEAVQNPQDFVGFYVRRSFYFAGKNINYGGCQRDKVVRLFLKEHCKYKGFVHETIVANGKLGFFKHKIEHYSYRNFDHYISKMNHYGELRGKEYFEKGKKVNLYQILIKPPARFVIHYFIRLGFLDGFPGFAFAKAQAYGVYVRYIKLWLLNRGVK; encoded by the coding sequence ATGACTAAAATTACTGCAATTATTCCTACGCTTAATGAAGAAATTCATATTGCTGAGGCTATTAAATCTGTGAGTTTTGCAGATGAAATTATCGTAATAGATTCTTTCAGTACAGACAAAACACTCGAAATTGCAGCAACTTATGATGTAAAAATCATCAAACGTGAGTTTGATGATTTTTCTTCTCAAAAAAACTATGCAATCTCTCAAGCTTCCAATCCTTGGATTTATATTTTAGATGCTGACGAACGCGTAACTCCTCAAGTTGAAAAAGAAATTCTAGAAGCGGTCCAAAATCCCCAGGATTTTGTAGGATTTTATGTAAGAAGATCTTTTTATTTTGCTGGAAAAAATATCAATTACGGAGGCTGTCAAAGAGATAAAGTAGTTCGTTTATTTTTAAAAGAACATTGTAAATACAAAGGTTTTGTTCACGAAACTATTGTTGCGAATGGTAAATTAGGTTTTTTTAAACATAAAATCGAACATTATTCTTACAGAAATTTTGATCATTATATTTCAAAAATGAATCATTATGGAGAATTAAGGGGAAAAGAATATTTTGAAAAAGGGAAAAAAGTAAATTTATATCAAATTTTAATAAAACCTCCTGCAAGATTTGTGATACATTATTTTATCAGATTGGGTTTTTTAGACGGTTTTCCTGGATTTGCTTTTGCAAAAGCTCAAGCTTATGGAGTTTATGTAAGGTACATAAAATTGTGGTTATTAAATAGAGGAGTTAAATAA
- a CDS encoding DUF5606 domain-containing protein, protein MEFNKIIAVTGKPGLFQVISQSKNAIIVESLMDKKRLAINATQNVSLLENIAIYTYEEDMPLQNVFNAMFEKTEGKEAISHKENDKKLIAFFEEVLPNYDAERVYVSNIKKVIQWFNILVSAGMVFKSVEEKKEEA, encoded by the coding sequence ATGGAATTTAATAAAATCATTGCTGTAACTGGCAAACCTGGATTGTTTCAAGTAATTTCTCAATCAAAAAATGCTATTATTGTAGAATCATTAATGGATAAAAAACGATTGGCAATCAATGCTACTCAAAATGTAAGTTTACTTGAAAATATTGCCATTTATACTTATGAAGAAGACATGCCTCTACAAAATGTTTTCAATGCAATGTTCGAAAAAACGGAAGGAAAAGAAGCAATTTCTCATAAAGAAAATGACAAAAAATTAATCGCTTTTTTCGAAGAAGTTTTGCCAAATTATGACGCTGAAAGAGTGTATGTTTCTAACATCAAAAAAGTAATTCAGTGGTTTAACATTTTAGTAAGTGCTGGAATGGTTTTTAAATCAGTTGAAGAAAAAAAGGAAGAAGCTTAA
- a CDS encoding glycosyltransferase family 25 protein gives MKTYKVYYINLDKSTERRDFMEKQFQKLDIPITRFSAVYGKELEKDFLKKEKKKHQILAHFPFPNDGEIGICHTHFKLWKLIANQPEDFSIVLEDDALLHEDFFNDLPQLLAQITTNDFLDISGKKGFFELEKNELIKKYLMPPVLMIGQIIGKNAAANLSKNLSNYYAPIDVMKQDVYKHKVPLFSTVKKYVKTNDANVGGTTIQQKNLPKFTKIIREILRPFWQILALFTYKLQRCVRNYLFYKNQKVI, from the coding sequence ATGAAAACCTATAAAGTTTACTATATCAATTTAGATAAAAGTACGGAAAGACGTGATTTTATGGAAAAACAATTTCAAAAATTAGATATTCCAATCACAAGATTTTCAGCAGTTTATGGAAAAGAATTAGAAAAAGATTTCCTTAAAAAAGAAAAGAAAAAGCATCAAATTTTAGCGCATTTTCCATTTCCAAATGATGGAGAAATTGGTATTTGCCATACTCATTTTAAGCTTTGGAAATTGATAGCAAATCAACCAGAAGATTTTTCAATTGTTTTGGAAGATGACGCACTTCTTCACGAAGATTTTTTTAATGATTTACCACAACTTTTAGCGCAAATTACCACCAATGATTTTTTAGATATTTCAGGGAAAAAAGGTTTTTTTGAATTGGAAAAAAATGAACTCATCAAAAAATATTTGATGCCTCCAGTATTGATGATTGGACAAATTATTGGAAAAAATGCGGCTGCAAATCTGTCTAAAAATTTAAGTAATTATTATGCTCCTATTGATGTGATGAAACAAGATGTTTACAAACACAAAGTTCCCTTATTTTCGACAGTAAAAAAGTATGTAAAAACAAATGATGCTAATGTTGGAGGAACCACAATTCAACAAAAAAACCTACCAAAATTCACTAAAATTATTAGAGAAATCCTACGTCCTTTTTGGCAAATATTAGCTTTATTTACTTACAAATTGCAACGTTGTGTGAGGAATTACTTGTTTTATAAAAATCAAAAAGTTATTTAA
- the def gene encoding peptide deformylase, with protein MILPIVAYGDPVLRKKSEEISKEYPNLQELIANMKETMYNASGVGLAAPQIGKAIRLFVIDASPFADDEDLNKEENEVLKNFNRVFINPKIIKEEGEEWSFNEGCLSIPDIREDVWRQPTITIEYQDEQFEKHTETLSGLAARIFQHEYDHIEGVLFTDRISSLKKRLLKKKLENISKGKIKADYRMRFPN; from the coding sequence ATGATATTACCAATAGTTGCTTACGGAGATCCTGTTTTAAGAAAAAAAAGCGAGGAAATCAGTAAAGAGTATCCAAATTTACAAGAGTTGATTGCCAATATGAAAGAAACCATGTACAATGCATCTGGAGTTGGTTTGGCAGCACCTCAAATTGGAAAAGCGATTCGTTTATTTGTAATTGACGCATCGCCTTTTGCAGATGATGAAGATCTGAACAAAGAAGAAAATGAGGTTCTAAAAAACTTTAACCGCGTTTTTATCAATCCAAAAATAATTAAAGAAGAAGGTGAAGAATGGTCTTTTAATGAAGGTTGTTTGAGTATTCCTGACATTCGTGAAGATGTTTGGCGTCAACCAACAATTACCATTGAATATCAAGATGAACAATTTGAAAAACATACTGAGACACTTTCTGGTTTAGCAGCTCGAATTTTTCAACACGAATATGATCATATTGAAGGTGTTTTATTTACTGACAGAATTTCATCTCTTAAGAAAAGATTACTAAAAAAGAAACTAGAAAATATCTCAAAAGGAAAAATAAAAGCAGATTACAGAATGCGTTTTCCTAACTAA